The proteins below are encoded in one region of Myxocyprinus asiaticus isolate MX2 ecotype Aquarium Trade chromosome 13, UBuf_Myxa_2, whole genome shotgun sequence:
- the tmem150b gene encoding modulator of macroautophagy TMEM150B, whose product MWVWALLPVTMAVFGTVGIWVVYGMAVSNNTVNITEEFPYISTCGSYNPQSCLFSQVCNICCVLALWIVSIRFQQVRDLGCASHTNTSSLVLGFISSIGISVLGNFQQSVVKGAHLLGAFLAFFLGLAYFWVQAWLTYRAQPSHDRNWVGPVRIILCSLCTVLVICMGAFHITGYRSEAAFSEWALVMCFFALFGIFAAEFRHIDFHKLAVQKEGMKTDNNNTNSVWTLQEIH is encoded by the exons ATGTGGGTGTGGGCATTACTTCCTGTCACCATGGCTGTGTTTGGGACTGTTGGCATTTGGGTAGT CTATGGCATGGCTGTGTCCAATAACACAGTAAATATAACTGAAGAATTCCCGTATATCAG CACATGTGGCTCTTACAACCCCCAAAGCTGCCTGTTTTCTCAGGTCTGCAACATTTGCTGTGTTCTGG CTCTGTGGATCGTCTCAATAAGATTTCAGCAGGTTCGGGATTTGGGCTGTGCATCTCATACAAACACATCCAGTTTGGTGCTTGGTTTCATCTCTAGTATTGGCATTTCTGTTCTCGGAAACTTCCAG CAATCAGTGGTGAAGGGGGCTCACCTGCTCGGTGCATTCCTGGCCTTCTTCCTGGGTTTGGCTTATTTTTGGGTCCAGGCGTGGCTTACGTACCGCGCCCAACCGTCACATGACCGGAATTGGGTGGGGCCAGTGCGCATTATCCTCTGCAGCCTGTGCACAGTCTTGGTCATCTGCA TGGGTGCTTTCCATATCACAGGTTACCGTTCTGAAGCTGCTTTCTCTGAGTGGGCTCTGGTCATGTGCTTCTTTGCACTGTTCGGGATTTTTGCTGCTGAGTTTAGACACATTGACTTCCACAAGCTCGCTGTGCAAAAGGaaggaatgaaaacagacaataATAACACCAATAGTGTGTGGACTCTGCAGGAAATTCACTGA
- the si:dkey-110g7.8 gene encoding GTPase IMAP family member 8 — translation MATVSSDLNAEEGPCLPMRRLLLLGFQGSGKTSTLSTILSQVKTPSDHSQIEQHQHCLDILNGKLLVIDTPGWQLETGDTSDERDSENQQFIIDQCSPGPHAVLLVVPIGAPFTEHHWQGLWCRVRALGAGIWRHTMVLFTCSDQLPQDKGVEEFIVDGGAALQRLVERCGCRYHTLDNTCSDNGTQVAELMQKVEEMVHDNQGWFFEMDRPDLVFEDDAIQGEREDDGVTEVERTPAMFRSPPRELRLLLVGWRGAGKSSAGNILLGCRAFESGRPTEVSVRHQAFVAGRRLTVVDTPGWDWFSVQRTPSNVRKEIKQGAGLLHPGPHALLMVIPVVSTLTPKKRQALKSHLEMFGEEACLHTLVLFSCGDWLDGTSIEDHIQQDGGELLKLMKHCWNCYHVLDCTKANKDRTQVTELLQKIEEMVAENGQKPFLPVKLNQELDEEETSGRCTLQ, via the exons ATGGCTACAGTCTCTTCTGATTTAAATGCTG AAGAGGGACCTTGTCTACCCATGAGGCGCCTCTTATTGTTGGGGTTCCAAGGCTCCGGTAAAACCTCAACATTGAGTACCATCTTGAGTCAAGTGAAAACCCCATCTGACCATTCCCAAATAGAGCAGCATCAGCACTGTTTAGATATACTTAATGGTAAACTGCTGGTCATTGACACCCCTGGATGGCAACTGGAAACTGGAGATACATCAGACGAGAGGGACTCCGAGAACCAGCAATTCATCATTGATCAATGCTCTCCTGGTCCCCATGCAGTTTTGCTGGTGGTTCCCATTGGAGCTCCATTCACTGAGCACCACTGGCAAGGTCTGTGGTGTCGGGTCAGGGCTCTGGGAGCAGGAATATGGAGGCACACCATGGTTTTGTTCACCTGTTCGGACCAGTTGCCGCAGGACAAGGGAGTGGAGGAATTTATTGTGGATGGAGGGGCAGCACTGCAGAGGCTGGTGGAAAGGTGTGGCTGCAGGTACCACACCTTGGATAACACCTGCTCGGACAACGGCACTCAGGTTGCTGAGCTTATGCAGAAAGTGGAGGAAATGGTGCATGACAATCAGGGCTGGTTCTTTGAGATGGATAGGCCAGACCTGGTGTTCGAGGATGATGCGATTCAGGGGGAAAGAGAAGATGATGGAGTCACAGAAGTGGAGAGGACGCCAGCAATGTTTAGATCTCCACCAAGAG AGTTACGGTTGCTGTTAGTTGGCTGGCGTGGAGCTGGTAAGAGCTCTGCAGGTAACATTCTGTTGGGCTGTCGTGCGTTTGAATCAGGACGCCCCACAGAGGTCTCTGTCCGCCACCAAGCATTCGTAGCTGGTCGACGCCTCACGGTTGTCGACACGCCAGGTTGGGATTGGTTCTCCGTCCAACGCACACCCAGCAACGTTCGAAAAGAAATCAAACAAGGGGCGGGGCTTCTCCATCCCGGTCCACACGCACTCTTAATGGTCATCCCTGTGGTCTCCACACTCACTCCCAAAAAGAGGCAGGCCCTCAAGAGCCATTTGGAAATGTTTGGTGAGGAGGCGTGTCTACACACACTGGTTCTTTTCTCATGTGGTGATTGGCTGGATGGCACATCAATTGAGGATCATATCCAACAGGACGGTGGTGAGCTGCTGAAACTGATGAAGCATTGCTGGAACTGTTATCATGTGCTGGACTGTACCAAGGCCAACAAGGACAGGACACAGGTGACTGAACTCTTGCAGAAAATAGAGGAAATGGTGGCAGAGAATGGACAGAAGCCTTTTTTACCTGTCAAAC